The DNA region GGCCGGCGTCGCCCTCGACGTCGACGCGGACGGCCGGATCGCCGCCGTCCGCCGGGGCGTCGACGCCCCGCCGCCCGGCGCGACCGTCCTGCGCGGGCTGACCCTGCCGGGCCTCGCCAACGCCCACTCGCACGCCTTCCACCGCGCGCTGCGTTCCACCGTCCAGGTGGGCAGCGGCACGTTCTGGACGTGGCGCGAGGTCATGTACTCGGTGGCCGACCGGCTCACCCCGGAGACGTACCACGCCCTCGCGCGGGCCGTGTACGCGGAGATGGCGCTCGCCGGGGTCACGGCCGTCGGCGAGTTCCACTACCTGCACCACGCGCCCGGCGGCGCCCGCTACGCCGACCCCAACGCCATGGGCGAGGCCCTGATCGCCGCAGCGGCCGACGCGGGCATCCGCATCACGCTCCTCGACACGGCGTACGTCGCGGCGGGCCTGCGCGGCGCCGCCGAGGGCGAGCCTCCGAACCACCACCAACTGCGCTTCTCCGACGGCACGACCGAGGCCTGGGCCGAGCGGGTCTCCCTCCTGAAGGAGGGCGACCGGGAGCACGTGCGCGTGGGCGCGGCCGTCCACTCCGTACGGGCCGTGCCCGCACGGCAGTTGGGGACCGTCGCCGAGTGGGCCGCCGAGCGCGGCGCGCCGCTGCACGTCCACCTCTCCGAGCAGACCGCCGAGAACGACGCCTGCCTCGCCGTGCACGGCCGTACGCCGACACAGCTCCTCGCCGACCACGGCGTGCTCGGCGCGCGCACCACCGGCGTCCACAACACCCACCTCACCGACGCCGACATCGCCCTCATCGGCGGCTCCGGCACCGGCACCTGCATGTGCCCGACCACCGAGCGCGACCTCGCCGACGGCATCGGGCCCGCGCCCGCCCTCCAGCGCGCCGGCAGCCCCCTCTCCCTGGGCAGCGACAGCCACGCCGTCATCGACCTCTTCGAAGAGGCGCGGGCCATGGAGCTGAACGAACGTCTCCGTTCGCGCACCCGTGGGCACTTCACCGCCGCCGCCCTCCTGCGGGCCGCCTCCGCCGACGGGCACGCCGCCCTCGGCTGGGGCGACGCCGGTGCCCTCGAAGCCGGTGCCCTCGCCGACTTCACCACCGTCGCCCTCGACTCCGTCCGCACGGCCGGGGCGGTGCCGCGGCTCGCGGCGGAGGTGGCCGTGTTCGCCGCCTCCGCGGTGGACGTGCGGCACACCGTCGTCGGCGGCCGCCACGTCGTCCGCGACGGCGCGCACAAGTTGATCCCCGACGTGGCGTCGGCACTGGCGGAGGCGGTGACGGCCCTGCACTGACCTCCGCGGGGCGCCCCGGTCCCACCCCTTCTCCGAAACCGGGGGCTGCCGCCCCCTGGACCCCCGCTTGTCGGCGCTCCCCGCCTCGTCCTCGACCTCCCCCAAGCTCTCAAGGGGCAGGGGGACCCCACGACGGGCTTTCTCCCACCCGCCCACCCGCCCGCCCGAACTTGCACCATCTGGCCAACAGCCCGGCCCGTTCCAGCCCGTCCGGCGCTTGAGGACGAGCCGCGAAGCGGCGATCCGGCGGTGGCTGTCCCACCCGGAGGGGACACCCACCCCGGGGTCCAGGGGCGGAGCCCCGGTTTCGGGAAGGGGTGGGAGTGGGGAGCTCCCGGCAAGGCCCCCGCCCCTCACCCCCCCCACCCCACGGACAGGACCATGACCACCAC from Streptomyces flavofungini includes:
- a CDS encoding formimidoylglutamate deiminase, which gives rise to MTHTYWAEHAWLEPTVEAGVALDVDADGRIAAVRRGVDAPPPGATVLRGLTLPGLANAHSHAFHRALRSTVQVGSGTFWTWREVMYSVADRLTPETYHALARAVYAEMALAGVTAVGEFHYLHHAPGGARYADPNAMGEALIAAAADAGIRITLLDTAYVAAGLRGAAEGEPPNHHQLRFSDGTTEAWAERVSLLKEGDREHVRVGAAVHSVRAVPARQLGTVAEWAAERGAPLHVHLSEQTAENDACLAVHGRTPTQLLADHGVLGARTTGVHNTHLTDADIALIGGSGTGTCMCPTTERDLADGIGPAPALQRAGSPLSLGSDSHAVIDLFEEARAMELNERLRSRTRGHFTAAALLRAASADGHAALGWGDAGALEAGALADFTTVALDSVRTAGAVPRLAAEVAVFAASAVDVRHTVVGGRHVVRDGAHKLIPDVASALAEAVTALH